Proteins co-encoded in one Arachis hypogaea cultivar Tifrunner chromosome 11, arahy.Tifrunner.gnm2.J5K5, whole genome shotgun sequence genomic window:
- the LOC112723639 gene encoding cytokinin dehydrogenase 2, whose amino-acid sequence MARFSILDKNGFMLVLLLCLEATSMLTNAEISTDICPILFHAPTPITLSNKFACDNTTLTLAATDYGFVIHEKPLAVLEPTSTHDITELIKLSNSLPTPIPIAARGQAHSVYGQAMARDGIVVNMTHLNRYRHGKGIVIFRDEKDPWNSYADVGGEQVWNDVLQAALEYGLTPLSFTDSLGTSVAGTLVNAGVGGQVFKYGPQISTVYELDVITGKGDHVTCSAKKNSKLFYGVLGGLGQYGIITRARIALGPAPAKVKWLRLLYTDFSEFTKDEEHLISVHGRSGSNGFDFIQGFLKIEHWPDDLSFYPMEDVPRIHSLVSQHNIVYILELAKYYDDSNQADIDEDVENLIKGLKYVPTFKFERDVLYEGFLNRYKFVDPLLAAQGLSEAPKSWLDLFVPGSRISDINEGVFKEIVYKQNITAIGIMLVFPMNKAKWNDKMAVAIPDEEIFYLVSLLHYVSPDKYEASSTLKYQVLDFCKNSGIGIKAYLPKNKTHEEWKEHFGHKWESFKDGKDEFDPNRILAPGQKVFN is encoded by the exons ATGGCAAGGTTTTCTATACTTGATAAAAATGGTTTTATGTTGGTTCTTTTATTATGTCTAGAAGCTACTAGTATGCTCACAAATGCAGAAATATCCACAGATATATGTCCAATATTATTTCATGCACCCACGCCCATCACATTATCCAATAAATTTGCTTGTGACAATACTACCCTTACACTTGCCGCAACCGATTACGGTTTTGTGATTCACGAAAAGCCGTTAGCGGTTCTAGAACCAACTTCCACGCACGACATAACAGAATTGATAAAGCTGTCAAATTCCCTTCCTACCCCTATCCCAATAGCAGCTAGAGGGCAAGCACACTCGGTGTACGGACAGGCGATGGCGCGTGATGGGATAGTGGTGAACATGACGCATCTAAACCGTTACAGGCACGGGAAGGGGATTGTTATATTTCGTGATGAGAAGGATCCATGGAACTCTTATGCTGACGTGGGCGGGGAGCAGGTGTGGAACGATGTGTTGCAAGCCGCACTGGAATATGGACTCACACCACTCTCGTTTACTGATAGTTTGGGCACTTCGGTTGCCGGAACCCTCGTCAATGCCGGAGTTGGTGGCCAAGTATTCAAATACGGCCCTCAGATCTCTACTGTTTATGAACTCGATGTTATTACTG GAAAAGGAGATCACGTGACTTGTTCTGccaaaaagaattcaaaattattttacgGTGTCCTTGGAGGTTTAGGACAATACGGAATAATCACCAGAGCAAGAATAGCTTTGGGTCCCGCTCCAGCAAAA GTGAAGTGGCTCCGTTTGCTTTACACTGATTTCTCTGAATTTACTAAGGACGAAGAACACTTAATTTCAGTTCATGGAAGAAGTGGCAGCAATGGATTCGATTTCATACAAGGTTTTCTTAAGATAGAGCATTGGCCTGATGACCTTTCCTTTTATCCAATGGAAGATGTGCCTCGCATACATTCCTTAGTGTCCCAACATAACATCGTTTATATCTTAGAGCTTGCTAAATATTATGATGATAGTAATCAAGCCGACATTGACGag GATGTGGAAAATTTGATAAAGGGGTTGAAATACGTTCCTACATTTAAGTTTGAAAGGGACGTATTGTACGAGGGTTTTCTAAATAGGTACAAAtttgttgatcctcttcttgcGGCACAAGGGCTTTCAGAGGCACCAAAATCTTGGTTGGATCTCTTTGTTCCAGGATCCAGAATTTCAGATATAAATGAAGGTGTATTCAAGGAAATTGTCTATAAGCAAAATATTACTGCCATTGGGATCATGTTAGTTTTTCCCATGAACAAAGCAAA ATGGAATGATAAAATGGCGGTGGCAATACCTGATGAAGAAATATTCTACCTTGTGAGTCTTCTACATTATGTTTCACCCGATAAATATGAAGCATCGAGTACTCTAAAATATCAAGTATTAGATTTCTGTAAAAATTCGGGTATTGGGATCAAAGCATATCTTCCAAAAAACAAAACTCACGAAGAATGGAAGGAGCATTTTGGACATAAATGGGAAAGTTTCAAAGATGGAAAAGATGAATTTGATCCCAACAGAATATTGGCTCCTGGACAAAAAGTTttcaattga